One segment of Carya illinoinensis cultivar Pawnee chromosome 1, C.illinoinensisPawnee_v1, whole genome shotgun sequence DNA contains the following:
- the LOC122316465 gene encoding LOW QUALITY PROTEIN: UPF0481 protein At3g47200-like (The sequence of the model RefSeq protein was modified relative to this genomic sequence to represent the inferred CDS: deleted 2 bases in 1 codon; substituted 1 base at 1 genomic stop codon), with the protein MFPSVYIIICILETLISSIFFREQEKQSAAGDLPRIDVKQDQRVALFLYKIMDRDALSTRIRAIDRKLDDLTPINAEEHCIFKVHEQLLKVNEKAYKPVLLAIGPYNDHKKVGRGLMEEHKLRYLKQMLKRKNESSVEAYISALTELEETARNCYAERIRLTTHEFVEMMLLDGCFIIELFRKWEKPNIRDDPHDPIFQLDWMLPKIARDLLLFENQLPFFVLTRLFLMIESSQTPLPNQSEHLGEHPIKNEQSNEITCPESSTTIDQRPRSDYLVILPFVFSMAYYHFNGKTSVDQVLIQPKILSIYLVCRIQLSLLHWQDWKMSVKMLETNSKSXFKHLLDLIYTSIKLSVLDMEVDRAIERQDQVGVLEKRFGLIPCVVSSLLAKIKNMKKGCKEMNDYDDWTDNRWERIPDAIAFQEAGVELDKAEKFLNLLQQNRNKDVKKNLCGARFKMAEKFMRLPFLNKTEDWNSIPDGTELKEAGVEFKKAKKFTDTKKMMRSIHNATKLKEGGVKFQKAKQDTLFSINFSNGVLEISPLRIEDETETFLRNLIAYEQYSPDIDTDYHYVTLYACFMDDLINSPKDVDLLRHNEIIENWLGDDGVASRMFNKLGRHVTVSDYPPSTLYAQTCINMNKHCAEDWNEWMATLRHNHFNSPWALLSVLAAILLLGLTIIQTVFSIIN; encoded by the exons ATGTTTCCTTcggtatatataattatctgcaTATTGGAAACTCTCATCTCAAGCATTTTTTTCAGAGAGCAGGAGAAGCAATCTGCAGCAGGCGATTTACCCCGAATTGACGTTAAGCAA GATCAGAGAGTTGCACTATTTCTTTACAAAATCATGGACAGAGATGCTCTCTCAACTCGTATTAGGGCTATTGACAGAAAGCTAGATGACTTGACTCCCATTAATGCTGAAGAGCATTGCATATTTAAAGTGCACGAGCAGTTGCTTAAGGTAAATGAGAAGGCTTACAAACCCGTGCTGCTTGCGATCGGTCCTTACAACGACCATAAAAAAGTTGGCCGTGGGCTTATGGAAGAGCATAAACTGCGGTATCTGAAGCAAATgcttaaaaggaaaaatgaaagcaGTGTGGAAGCATACATCAGTGCCTTGACAGAATTGGAAGAAACCGCCCGTAATTGCTATGCAGAACGCATTAGGCTGACCACACATGAGTTTGTGGAAATGATGCTACTTGATGGGTGTTTCATCATTGAGCTGTTCCGCAAGTGGGAGAAGCCAAATATAAGAGACGATCCACATGATCCAATCTTCCAACTGGATTGGATGCTTCCTAAAATAGCTCGCGATCTActgttatttgaaaatcaacttCCATTCTTCGTTCTGACTAGATTGTTCTTGATGATTGAGAGTAGCCAAACACCACTTCCCAACCAATCCGAACATTTAGGAGAACACCCTATCAAGAATGAGCAGAGCAATGAAATTACCTGTCCTGAAAGCTCAACCACCATAGATCAGAGGCCCAGATCAGACTATTTGGTGATCTTGCCCTTCGTTTTTTCCATGGCTTATTACCATTTCAATGGAAAGACGTCAGTGGATCAAGTTCTTATTCAGCCGAAAATATTGAGCATCTACTTGGTCTGCCGCATACAACTATCTCTCCTACACTGGCAAGACTGGAAAATGAGCGTCAAAATGTTGGAGACAAATTCAAAAAGTTAG TTTAAACATCTACTTGATCTGATATATACAAGTATCAAGCTTTCAGTACTTGATATGGAAGTAGATCGTGCCATAGAACGTCAAGATCAGGTTGGAGTACTCGAAAAGAGATTTGGCCTGATACCATGTGTTGTGAGTTCTTTacttgcaaaaataaaaaatatgaagaagGGATGTAAGGAAATGAATGACTATGATGACTGGACTGATAACCGCTGGGAGAGAATACCTGATGCCATTGCATTCCAagaggctggagttgagttgGACAAGGCAGAGAAATTTTTGAATCTACTTCAACAAAATAGGAATAAAGATGTCAAGAAAAACCTTTGCGGAGCCAGATTCAAGATGGCAGAGAAATTTATGCGCCTACCTTTTCTGAACAAGACTGAAGACTGGAACTCAATTCCTGACGGAACAGAGCTTAAAGAGGCTGGAGTCGAATTCAAAAAGGCAAAGAAATTTACGGatacaaaaaaaatgatgagGTCAATACATAATGCTACGAAGCTTAAAGAGGGTGGAGTCAAGTTCCAGAAGGCAAAGCAGGATACATTGTTTTCCATAAATTTTAGCAATGGGGTATTGGAAATTTCGCCTTTGAGAATAGAAGATGAAACTGAGACTTTCTTACGAAATCTAATTGCATATGAGCAATATAGTCCAGACATTGATACCGATTATCATTATGTTACCCTCTATGCGTGCTTCATGGATGATCTCATTAACTCTCCCAAGGATGTTGATTTACTTCGTCATAATGAAATTATCGAAAATTGGTTGGGTGATGATGGAGTTGCTTCCCGCATGTTCAACAAGCTTGGTCGCCATGTCACTGTTTCAGACTATCCCCCCAGTACTTTATATGCTCAAACTTGCATTAATATGAACAAGCACTGCGCCGAAGACTGGAATGAATGGATGGCAACATTAAGGCACAATCATTTCAATAGTCCTTGGGCTTTGCTTTCAGTTTTGGCAGCTATCTTATTGCTTGGACTTACAATTATACAGACTGTATTTTCCATTATTAATTAG